A stretch of Hoplias malabaricus isolate fHopMal1 chromosome 10, fHopMal1.hap1, whole genome shotgun sequence DNA encodes these proteins:
- the sphk2 gene encoding sphingosine kinase 2, giving the protein MRSPGPQSPSPSLSPCPSPGLAQEALLHSQFGGWSTGGGGSSGSSGSNSNSNSCPSSPGVSLPPSPASSSYALTLTPTHIHIQRLSSRSGKDSRLLVPLSELAGCSCPRAPAPSLLVLYWYPAGRRRKGVSRRRQVRAFLAESRAEAEKWNAAIQCLLRGLDVSATTEFSKSMLPRPRRMLLLVNPYSGRGQAMQWCQTHILPMIREANISYNLIQTERQNHARELIREISLPEWDGIIIVSGDGLMHEVINGLMDRPDWEQAIKTPVGILPCGSGNALAGSINHNAGYDMCLREPLLLNCCFLLCRGGLKPMDLVSVTTSPLVSSSSSKQNGRPSAPRRLFSFLSVAWGFVSDVDIESERYRGLGSARFTLGTLVRLASLRSYKGRLSYLPPAVVNTSPDVTPQPPRRPLSRSITEGLEGFCRTPIHRTCSDMGISEQRSLRKGDGEREREREREREERERERERRRERARGVGVVRASSLAEDREREMEAEERMEGTSGSSSESNERQNGEDEVEDDDGRSSGTEGALEARDVSEGYGVDEGKEAEECEDTPPHPRQMLRKNSAPSAQIVNAFFSQPIGGAGSEQDLDTDDDLNGTYIQREPLYPPDPTRERSLTISSPFRHSPFSLKPKTLDQNQNPSKPRPLSLLHQSHSNSLPPKFPSLSLSLSPTPPSSPSCASPHGSTYLVPRPGTPSSSSSSPSLRSPPTSFTFDLAEPAGPFKNKSTISSPIAPPHDDLLPPLDQPLPTRDWVTIEGDFVLVLAIYQSHLGADLLAAPQARFDDGLIHLTFVRAGISRATLLRLFLAMERGAHLSLSSPYVSHISARAFRLQPLSSRGTLTVDGELVPYGPLQAQIHPSMARLIVGDSGVKITRF; this is encoded by the exons ATGCGCTCCCCCGGACCACAAAGTCCATCTCCATCCCTATCTCCCTGCCCATCCCCTGGATTAGCCCAGGAGGCTCTGCTGCACAGTCAGTTTGGGGGCTGGAGCACAGGAGGTGGTGGAAGTAGTGGAAGCAGTGGGAGCAACAGTAACAGCAATAGCTGCCCCAGCAGCCCTGGAGTGTCATTGCCGCCAAGTCCTGCTTCTTCCAGCTATGCCCTGACCCTCACCCCTACACACATCCACATCCAGCGGCTCTCTTCCCGCTCAGGAAAGGACTCTCGGCTGTTGGTGCCACTGTCAGAGCTAGCTGGGTGCAGCTGCCCCCGGGCACCCGCTCCCTCCCTTTTGGTGCTCTACTGGTACCCAGCAGGGCGCCGCAGGAAGGGTGTATCTCGTCGCAGACAGGTTCGAGCATTCCTCGCAGAGAGCCGAGCTGAGGCAGAGAAATGGAATGCAGCCATACAGTGCCTGCTGAGGGGATTGGATGTCAGCGCCACTACAG AATTTAGCAAAAGCATGTTGCCCCGCCCTCGTCGTATGCTGCTGTTGGTCAATCCATACAGTGGGCGGGGCCAGGCCATGCAGTGGTGTCAAACACACATTCTGCCAATGATCAGAGAAGCCAACATCAGTTACAACCTCATACAGACAG AACGTCAGAATCATGCCCGGGAGCTGATAAGAGAGATCTCTTTGCCCGAGTGGGATGGCATCATAATTGTCTCTGGAGATGGACTGATGCATGAG GTAATCAATGGCCTCATGGATAGGCCAGATTGGGAACAAGCAATAAAGACACCTGTGGGAATTTTGCCCTGTGGCTCTGGAAATGCCCTGGCTGGCTCAATCAACCACAATGCAGG ATATGACATGTGCCTTCGGGAGCCCCTCCTTCTCAACTGCTGTTTCTTGCTTTGTCGAGGCGGACTCAAACCCATGGACCTGGTGTCTGTGACAACAAGCCCTTTGGTGTCCTCGTCTTCATCCAAACAAAATGGACGTCCTTCTGCTCCAAGAAGACTATTCTCGTTTCTGTCTGTGGCGTGGGGTTTTGTGTCTGATGTAGACATTGAGAGTGAGCGCTACAGAGGGCTTGGCTCTGCCCGATTTACTTTGGGCACCCTGGTACGTTTGGCCTCACTGCGCTCCTACAAGGGACGCTTGTCCTACCTTCCCCCTGCTGTGGTCAATACTTCCCCTGATGTAACCCCACAGCCTCCACGCCGTCCTCTGTCAAGAAGCATCACAGAGGGCCTGGAGGGCTTTTGTCGGACCCCAATACATCGCACCTGCTCAGATATGGGAATTAGTGAACAGAGAAGCCTCCGCAAAGGTGATGGAGAGCGGGAAAGAGAACGAGAAAGGGAgcgagaagaaagagagagggagagggaaagaaggagagagagagcacgaggAGTCGGTGTAGTGAGAGCAAGCAGCCTtgcagaggacagagagagggaaatggaGGCAGAGGAGAGGATGGAAGGAACATCTGGGTCCAGCTCTGAGTCCAATGAACGACAGAATGGTGAGGATGAAGTGGAAGATGATGATGGGAGAAGCAGTGGGACAGAGGGAGCATTGGAAGCAAGGGATGTGAGTGAAGGATATGGTGTGGATGAAGGGAAAGAAGCAGAGGAGTGTGAAGACACACCACCACACCCACGACAGATGCTCCGCAAAAACTCTGCTCCCTCTGCTCAAATTGTCAATGCCTTTTTCAGCCAGCCTATTGGTGGCGCTGGATCTGAgcaagacctggacacagacgATGACTTAAATGGCACTTACATCCAGCGAGAGCCACTTTACCCACCAGACCCAACACGGGAAAGGTCCTTGACCATTTCCTCTCCCTTTCGCCACTCCCCTTTCTCTTTGAAACCCAAAACACTAGACCAGAACCAGAACCCTTCAAAGCCTCGTCCTCTCTCCTTACTGCACCAGTCTCACtccaactccctccctcccaagttcccttccctctctctttcattgtCTCCAACACCTCCATCATCTCCATCCTGTGCTTCCCCTCATGGCTCCACCTACCTTGTCCCTCGGCCTGGCACGCCcagctcctcctcttcatccccCTCGCTCCGTTCCCCTCCTACATCCTTCACTTTTGACCTGGCAGAACCAGCCGGCCCATTTAAGAACAAGTCAACAATCTCCTCCCCCATTGCGCCACCCCATGATGACTTGCTTCCGCCATTGGACCAGCCCCTTCCCACACGAGACTGGGTGACCATTGAGGGTGATTTTGTCCTGGTCCTGGCCATCTACCAGTCACATCTGGGTGCTGACCTTTTGGCTGCACCACAAGCTCGCTTTGATGATGGCCTTATCCACCTGACATTTGTGCGGGCGGGCATCTCCCGAGCTACGCTGCTACGGCTCTTCCTGGCCATGGAAAGAGGTGCCCACCTGTCTTTGAGTTCGCCCTACGTAAGCCACATTTCTGCCCGAGCCTTCCGCCTGCAGCCGCTCTCATCACGTGGCACCCTAACTGTAGATGGGGAGCTGGTACCCTATGGACCTCTGCAGGCACAG ATCCATCCCTCAATGGCTCGTCTCATCGTAGGAGACTCTGGAGTGAAGATCACCAGATTCTGA
- the cnot3a gene encoding CCR4-NOT transcription complex subunit 3a isoform X1 has translation MADKRKLQGEIDRCLKKVAEGVEQFEDIWQKLHNAANANQKEKYEADLKKEIKKLQRLRDQIKTWVASNEIKDKRQLVENRKLIETQMERFKVVERETKTKAYSKEGLGLAQKVDPAQKEKEETEQWLTNTIDTLNMQVDQFESEVESLSVQTRKKKGDKEKQDRIEELKRLIERHRYHIRMLETILRMLDNDSIQVEAIHKIKDDVEYYIDSSQDPDFEENEFIYDDLDLEDIPPSLMATSPQGHNDEEMFLQSSSTPTSTTSSSPIPPSPATGTNENSEEEKKRGRSTDSEVSQSPVKNGNPSLSSFSSSTSSGFSSSSSLISMATVVGGGTTAVSGGGGLLGSFSSAVQQHPPQSQQQQQQAQAKLSSSSGPSNNTPSPPSHSNLPTSTTPSLPISSTPGPATSSSQSQVSTVPSTGGSGLSLGLGLGLTKGGVTVTSSNNSSSVAQMPGLGLAGMPSSHSTMASLLSSSTPAPYAQAAAGGTASSAPGGPVGNSSSSTSAVVTVGGTGVNTGTTSNGTSTGVGLVLLGSSPGHGSLSGGILSLVPGQTPGQSQVPMSPVGTVPGGSVGIGVSGGNGSTATSGGGVGNNMAPARPPSVVKQSGGTNPLAYSAVVADSSSDSSLSSASQSQNSQPSTSLSTNQTLDNGPSLLSSITLPPSSQSPSFSDSTSGGGSLHNGPHSYTPSTEVIKAPEPLSSLKAMAERAALGSGLDGEIPSLHLTERDLFSGTSAPPGPPAAPQPAVTEVNLPPSLGACPLGPTPLSKEQLYQQAMQEAAWTHMPHPSDSERIRQYLMRNPCPTLPFHHQVPPHHSDSIEFYQRLSTETLFFIFYYLEGTKAQYLSAKALKKQSWRFHTKYMMWFQRHEEPKTITDEFEQGTYIYFDYEKWGQRKKEGFTFEYRYLEDRDLQ, from the exons ATGGCTGACAAGAGAAAACTCCAag GTGAAATAGATCGGTGTTTGAAAAAAGTAGCAGAGGGGGTGGAGCAGTTTGAAGACATTTGGCAGAAG CTACACAACGCAGCAAATGCCAACCAGAAGGAAAAATATGAGGCAGATCTCAAGAAAGAGATTAAAAAGCTCCAG CGACTACGAGACCAGATTAAGACATGGGTGGCATCCAATGAGATCAAAGACAAACGGCAGCTAGTGGAAAACCGAAAACTTATTGAGACG CAAATGGAGCGTTTCAAAGTAGTCGAGAGGGAGACCAAAACTAAGGCATACTCTAAAGAAGGGCTTGGCTTGGCTCAGAAAGTAGACCCAGCGCAGAAGGAAAAAGAAGAGACAGAACAATGGCTGACG AATACGATAGACACACTAAATATGCAGGTGGACCAGTTTGAGAGTGAAGTGGAGTCTCTTTCTGTtcaaacaagaaagaaaaagggagaCAAAGAG AAGCAGGATCGTATTGAGGAGCTGAAAAGGTTGATTGAGAGACACCGCTATCACATTCGCATGCTGGAGACCATCTTGAGGATGCTGGACAATGACTCCATCCAGGTGGAGGCAATACATAAGATCAAAGATGATGTTGAGTACTACATTGACTCCTCGCAGGATCCTGACTTTGAAGAAAATGAATTTATCTATGATGATCTGGATCTGGAGGATATAC CGCCATCCCTGATGGCCACCTCTCCACAGGGACACAATGATGAAGAGATGTTTCTGCAGTCCAGCAGCactcccacctccaccacctcaTCTTCGCCCATCCCTCCTTCTCCAGCCACAGGCACCAAT gagaattctgaagaggagaaaaagagagggcgATCTACAGACAGTGAAGTGAGTCAG TCTCCAGTGAAGAACGGCAatccttctctctcctctttctcctcatcCACCTCCTCAGggttttcctcctcctcctccctcataTCCATGGCTACTGTTGTTGGTGGCGGCACGACAGCAGTCTCTGGGGGTGGTGGCCTTCTGGGCAGCTTTAGTAGTGCTGTGCAGCAGCACCCCCCACAGTCtcaacagcaacagcagcaggcACAGGCCAAGCTCTCGTCCTCCTCTGGGCCGTCCAACAATACTCCCAGCCCACCCAGCCACTCTAATCTTCCTACATCTACCACCCCCTCTTTGCCAATCTCCAGCACCCCAGGACCAGCCACATCCAGCTCCCAGTCCCAGGTCTCCACAGTGCCCAGCACTGGTGGATCAGGCCTGAGTCTGGGCTTGGGACTTGGTCTGACAAAAGGCGGTGTGACTGTGAccagcagcaacaacagcagcagtgtgGCTCAGATGCCAGGGCTTGGCTTGGCTGGGATGCCCAGCTCACACAGCACTATGGCAAGCCTTTTGTCCAGCTCGACCCCTGCTCCATATGCCCAGGCGGCAGCAGGTGGCACCGCTAGCAGTGCCCCTGGTGGACCTGTGGggaacagcagcagcagtaccAGTGCAGTGGTGACAGTAGGAGGCACAGGGGTGAATACAGGCACCACCAGTAATGGCACAAGTACAGGCGTCGGGCTGGTGTTGCTGGGCTCCAGTCCTGGACATGGAAGTCTCAGTGGGGGCATTCTAAGTCTAGTTCCTGGGCAAACGCCTGGGCAATCACAGGTACCCATGAGCCCTGTGGGCACAGTGCCAGGAGGATCAGTAGGCATAGGGGTGTCAGGAGGAAATGGAAGTACTGCAACATCTGGAGGTGGAGTTGGGAATAATATGGCTCCTGCCAGACCACCCAGCGTAGTGAAACAGAGTGGAGGAACAA ACCCTCTAGCTTACAGTGCAGTGGTGGCAGACAGCAGCTCGGATTCCTCTCTCAGTAGTGCCAGCCAATCCCAAAACAGCCAGCCTTCCACCAGCTTGTCAACAAATCAAAC tctaGACAATGGCCCTAGTCTActgagctccatcactctgCCTCCTTCCTCCCAGTCACCTTCTTTTTCAGACAGCACCTCTGGTGGTGGAAGTTTGCATAATGGGCCACACTCCTACACACCCAGCACAGAGGTTATAAAG GCTCCAGAGCCTCTGAGCTCTCTGAAAGCAATGGCTGAGAGGGCAGCTCTAGGGTCAGGCCTGGATGGGGAAATCCCATCACTACATCTAACTGAACGAG ACTTGTTTTCAGGGACCTCAGCCCCACCTGGGCCCCCGGCAGCACCCCAACCTGCAGTGACAGAGGTTAACCTCCCACCATCTCTTGGGGCATGTCCTCTTGGCCCCACACCCCTCTCCAAAGAGCAGCTCTACCAGCAGGCAATGCAGGAGGCAGCCTGGACACACATGCCCCATCCGTCCGACTCTGAGAGGATCAG GCAGTACTTGATGAGGAACCCCTGTCCTACTCTTCCCTTCCACCACCAGGTGCCCCCGCACCACTCAGACTCTATTGAGTTCTACCAGAGACTGTCCACTGAAACacttttcttcattttctactACTTGGAG GGCACAAAGGCGCAGTATCTGTCTGCTAAAGCATTGAAGAAGCAGTCGTGGAGGTTTCATACTAAGTATATGATGTGGTTCCAGAGGCATGAGGAACCCAAGACCATCACTGATGAGTTTGAGCAG GGCACTTACATTTACTTTGACTACGAAAAATGGGGCCAGAGGAAAAAGGAGGGTTTCACATTTGAGTACAGATATCTGGAAGATAGAGACCTGcagtga
- the cnot3a gene encoding CCR4-NOT transcription complex subunit 3a isoform X2 codes for MADKRKLQGEIDRCLKKVAEGVEQFEDIWQKLHNAANANQKEKYEADLKKEIKKLQRLRDQIKTWVASNEIKDKRQLVENRKLIETQMERFKVVERETKTKAYSKEGLGLAQKVDPAQKEKEETEQWLTNTIDTLNMQVDQFESEVESLSVQTRKKKGDKEKQDRIEELKRLIERHRYHIRMLETILRMLDNDSIQVEAIHKIKDDVEYYIDSSQDPDFEENEFIYDDLDLEDIPPSLMATSPQGHNDEEMFLQSSSTPTSTTSSSPIPPSPATGTNENSEEEKKRGRSTDSESPVKNGNPSLSSFSSSTSSGFSSSSSLISMATVVGGGTTAVSGGGGLLGSFSSAVQQHPPQSQQQQQQAQAKLSSSSGPSNNTPSPPSHSNLPTSTTPSLPISSTPGPATSSSQSQVSTVPSTGGSGLSLGLGLGLTKGGVTVTSSNNSSSVAQMPGLGLAGMPSSHSTMASLLSSSTPAPYAQAAAGGTASSAPGGPVGNSSSSTSAVVTVGGTGVNTGTTSNGTSTGVGLVLLGSSPGHGSLSGGILSLVPGQTPGQSQVPMSPVGTVPGGSVGIGVSGGNGSTATSGGGVGNNMAPARPPSVVKQSGGTNPLAYSAVVADSSSDSSLSSASQSQNSQPSTSLSTNQTLDNGPSLLSSITLPPSSQSPSFSDSTSGGGSLHNGPHSYTPSTEVIKAPEPLSSLKAMAERAALGSGLDGEIPSLHLTERDLFSGTSAPPGPPAAPQPAVTEVNLPPSLGACPLGPTPLSKEQLYQQAMQEAAWTHMPHPSDSERIRQYLMRNPCPTLPFHHQVPPHHSDSIEFYQRLSTETLFFIFYYLEGTKAQYLSAKALKKQSWRFHTKYMMWFQRHEEPKTITDEFEQGTYIYFDYEKWGQRKKEGFTFEYRYLEDRDLQ; via the exons ATGGCTGACAAGAGAAAACTCCAag GTGAAATAGATCGGTGTTTGAAAAAAGTAGCAGAGGGGGTGGAGCAGTTTGAAGACATTTGGCAGAAG CTACACAACGCAGCAAATGCCAACCAGAAGGAAAAATATGAGGCAGATCTCAAGAAAGAGATTAAAAAGCTCCAG CGACTACGAGACCAGATTAAGACATGGGTGGCATCCAATGAGATCAAAGACAAACGGCAGCTAGTGGAAAACCGAAAACTTATTGAGACG CAAATGGAGCGTTTCAAAGTAGTCGAGAGGGAGACCAAAACTAAGGCATACTCTAAAGAAGGGCTTGGCTTGGCTCAGAAAGTAGACCCAGCGCAGAAGGAAAAAGAAGAGACAGAACAATGGCTGACG AATACGATAGACACACTAAATATGCAGGTGGACCAGTTTGAGAGTGAAGTGGAGTCTCTTTCTGTtcaaacaagaaagaaaaagggagaCAAAGAG AAGCAGGATCGTATTGAGGAGCTGAAAAGGTTGATTGAGAGACACCGCTATCACATTCGCATGCTGGAGACCATCTTGAGGATGCTGGACAATGACTCCATCCAGGTGGAGGCAATACATAAGATCAAAGATGATGTTGAGTACTACATTGACTCCTCGCAGGATCCTGACTTTGAAGAAAATGAATTTATCTATGATGATCTGGATCTGGAGGATATAC CGCCATCCCTGATGGCCACCTCTCCACAGGGACACAATGATGAAGAGATGTTTCTGCAGTCCAGCAGCactcccacctccaccacctcaTCTTCGCCCATCCCTCCTTCTCCAGCCACAGGCACCAAT gagaattctgaagaggagaaaaagagagggcgATCTACAGACAGTGAA TCTCCAGTGAAGAACGGCAatccttctctctcctctttctcctcatcCACCTCCTCAGggttttcctcctcctcctccctcataTCCATGGCTACTGTTGTTGGTGGCGGCACGACAGCAGTCTCTGGGGGTGGTGGCCTTCTGGGCAGCTTTAGTAGTGCTGTGCAGCAGCACCCCCCACAGTCtcaacagcaacagcagcaggcACAGGCCAAGCTCTCGTCCTCCTCTGGGCCGTCCAACAATACTCCCAGCCCACCCAGCCACTCTAATCTTCCTACATCTACCACCCCCTCTTTGCCAATCTCCAGCACCCCAGGACCAGCCACATCCAGCTCCCAGTCCCAGGTCTCCACAGTGCCCAGCACTGGTGGATCAGGCCTGAGTCTGGGCTTGGGACTTGGTCTGACAAAAGGCGGTGTGACTGTGAccagcagcaacaacagcagcagtgtgGCTCAGATGCCAGGGCTTGGCTTGGCTGGGATGCCCAGCTCACACAGCACTATGGCAAGCCTTTTGTCCAGCTCGACCCCTGCTCCATATGCCCAGGCGGCAGCAGGTGGCACCGCTAGCAGTGCCCCTGGTGGACCTGTGGggaacagcagcagcagtaccAGTGCAGTGGTGACAGTAGGAGGCACAGGGGTGAATACAGGCACCACCAGTAATGGCACAAGTACAGGCGTCGGGCTGGTGTTGCTGGGCTCCAGTCCTGGACATGGAAGTCTCAGTGGGGGCATTCTAAGTCTAGTTCCTGGGCAAACGCCTGGGCAATCACAGGTACCCATGAGCCCTGTGGGCACAGTGCCAGGAGGATCAGTAGGCATAGGGGTGTCAGGAGGAAATGGAAGTACTGCAACATCTGGAGGTGGAGTTGGGAATAATATGGCTCCTGCCAGACCACCCAGCGTAGTGAAACAGAGTGGAGGAACAA ACCCTCTAGCTTACAGTGCAGTGGTGGCAGACAGCAGCTCGGATTCCTCTCTCAGTAGTGCCAGCCAATCCCAAAACAGCCAGCCTTCCACCAGCTTGTCAACAAATCAAAC tctaGACAATGGCCCTAGTCTActgagctccatcactctgCCTCCTTCCTCCCAGTCACCTTCTTTTTCAGACAGCACCTCTGGTGGTGGAAGTTTGCATAATGGGCCACACTCCTACACACCCAGCACAGAGGTTATAAAG GCTCCAGAGCCTCTGAGCTCTCTGAAAGCAATGGCTGAGAGGGCAGCTCTAGGGTCAGGCCTGGATGGGGAAATCCCATCACTACATCTAACTGAACGAG ACTTGTTTTCAGGGACCTCAGCCCCACCTGGGCCCCCGGCAGCACCCCAACCTGCAGTGACAGAGGTTAACCTCCCACCATCTCTTGGGGCATGTCCTCTTGGCCCCACACCCCTCTCCAAAGAGCAGCTCTACCAGCAGGCAATGCAGGAGGCAGCCTGGACACACATGCCCCATCCGTCCGACTCTGAGAGGATCAG GCAGTACTTGATGAGGAACCCCTGTCCTACTCTTCCCTTCCACCACCAGGTGCCCCCGCACCACTCAGACTCTATTGAGTTCTACCAGAGACTGTCCACTGAAACacttttcttcattttctactACTTGGAG GGCACAAAGGCGCAGTATCTGTCTGCTAAAGCATTGAAGAAGCAGTCGTGGAGGTTTCATACTAAGTATATGATGTGGTTCCAGAGGCATGAGGAACCCAAGACCATCACTGATGAGTTTGAGCAG GGCACTTACATTTACTTTGACTACGAAAAATGGGGCCAGAGGAAAAAGGAGGGTTTCACATTTGAGTACAGATATCTGGAAGATAGAGACCTGcagtga